A genomic segment from Polyangium mundeleinium encodes:
- a CDS encoding serine/threonine-protein kinase, with translation MRSGDIVDGRFELESRASSGGMGTIWRARELATNETVALKVLRDPEHGAERFLSEARILARLEHPCIVRHVGHGLTAHGEPYLVMEWLSGEDLATRLARAPLEIDAGLALVRNVADGLAAAHARGIVHRDIKPSNIFLVGRRVDRIKLLDFGIARASTGSTLHTRSSSVLGTPGYMAPEQARGDGVVGPRADVFSLGCVLFECLAGRPAFQGSHPMALLAKLLLEEPPELAVVRPEVSSAVSSLCTRMLSKDSGERPDDGAALVAELSAIGGITSSSSPSVRSMTPSRLSERERRLLSIVAIAGTARSALAEVRRIADPLGAFVDTLAGGTILMVLPGVGSPADQVLRAARAALAIQAASSDRTIALVTGRSDLADRLPVGDLVELVALLIDRAREDGRPGVIVDEVTRALLDPRFEVQEHAGHAWLLHEHARGEETRTLLGHPSPFVGRERELTTLLDLLQQEFDEQRAQSVLVTAPAGMGKSRLRQELITKLQSNVPDLCLAVGRADAMRSGAAFSVIASALRMLMQIEVGERREVQQEKVSSAVRALLSGEAAERTAPFLGELVGAAFPDERNPLLRSARENAPLMAGRIESAWVEFMRAAARKGPTLLVLEDLHWGDGSSVKLVDTTLRELRDEAFAVVAFARPEVHDLFPRIWAERTHEVRLGPLPRRAASALVRAALGADVDDVLVTAFVARSEGNAFYLEELVRAFTEGRSSGALPETVLGMVEARLAALPPDVRHFLRAASVYGEVFWPNGVRRLLGGRRPVNVDAALDYSVAREFVMRRNSRRFVGEEEYAFRHALLREGAYAMLTERDRALGHGLAGVWLERVGEPDPSVLAMHFERGGQGEKAAYWHARAAQTAMRGNDLQAGVRAVERGLAAGPTDEVATDLWALRARIASASGDYEASLAAAEEALRRTTPGSVAHCIALEGAIGGAMLLGRHDTLQDLSRRVLQTEPAPNALSALARALAPLIAALAASGNGDAFVFLEKLRATMGAGVEVEPSRAGALAYASAMVEKNLGRNPWLARQHALDAVRSLEQGGERHIVPIVTGMLVGICTDLGAFEEAESWLDRTEARPPSMAANVVAAYLAQLRLAQGRFEEAITVSRSVAERVHGKDGNVVSTLGAMTLIEAHIERGDVDEAASRIDATSSRGNLIVSASCAWFRSRVLLARGRPAEAVHVSREALALHRQIGPRGVERVLLTLAEALMAAGDTEAAKGTLREAADELSARELAIGDPSYRRHFGERVPGNVRIRRLSGAWLGGPSQ, from the coding sequence ATGCGGAGCGGCGACATCGTGGACGGGCGGTTCGAGCTGGAGTCGCGGGCGAGCTCCGGCGGCATGGGGACCATCTGGCGCGCCCGCGAGCTCGCGACGAACGAGACCGTGGCGCTGAAGGTCCTGCGCGATCCCGAGCACGGCGCCGAGCGATTCCTGTCCGAGGCGCGTATCCTCGCGCGGCTCGAACACCCGTGCATCGTGCGGCACGTCGGGCACGGGCTGACGGCCCACGGCGAGCCGTACCTCGTGATGGAGTGGCTCTCCGGCGAGGACCTCGCCACGCGCCTCGCGCGCGCGCCCCTCGAAATCGACGCGGGCCTCGCGCTCGTGCGCAACGTCGCGGATGGGCTCGCCGCGGCGCACGCGCGCGGCATCGTTCATCGGGACATCAAGCCGAGCAACATCTTCCTCGTCGGCCGGCGCGTCGATCGCATCAAGCTTCTCGATTTCGGGATCGCGCGCGCGTCGACCGGCTCGACCCTGCACACGCGCTCGAGCTCCGTGCTCGGAACGCCCGGCTACATGGCGCCGGAGCAAGCGCGCGGCGACGGGGTCGTGGGGCCGCGCGCCGATGTGTTCTCGCTCGGCTGCGTGCTCTTCGAATGTTTGGCAGGACGACCGGCATTTCAGGGTTCGCACCCGATGGCTTTGCTCGCGAAGCTCTTGCTCGAAGAGCCGCCCGAGCTCGCGGTCGTGCGGCCCGAGGTCTCCTCCGCCGTGTCGAGCCTCTGCACGCGCATGCTTTCGAAGGATTCGGGAGAGCGGCCGGACGATGGGGCGGCCCTCGTGGCCGAGCTCTCCGCCATCGGCGGGATCACGTCGTCGAGCTCGCCGTCCGTGCGGAGCATGACGCCGTCGCGGCTCAGCGAGCGAGAGCGGCGTCTGCTCTCGATCGTGGCGATCGCAGGCACCGCGCGCAGCGCGCTCGCGGAGGTTCGTCGCATCGCGGATCCGCTCGGCGCGTTCGTGGATACGCTCGCCGGGGGCACGATCTTGATGGTGTTGCCGGGCGTGGGAAGTCCGGCCGATCAGGTGCTGCGGGCGGCGCGCGCCGCGCTGGCGATTCAAGCGGCCTCGTCGGATCGGACCATCGCGCTCGTCACGGGCCGCAGCGATCTCGCCGATCGGCTCCCCGTCGGGGATCTCGTCGAGCTCGTGGCATTGCTGATCGATCGCGCGCGCGAGGACGGCCGACCCGGGGTGATCGTCGACGAGGTCACGCGCGCGCTGCTCGATCCACGGTTCGAGGTGCAGGAGCACGCCGGCCATGCGTGGCTGCTGCACGAGCACGCGCGCGGCGAGGAGACGCGTACGCTGCTCGGCCATCCGAGCCCGTTCGTCGGCCGCGAGCGCGAGCTCACCACGCTGCTGGATCTCCTGCAGCAAGAGTTCGACGAGCAGCGCGCGCAGTCCGTGCTCGTCACGGCGCCCGCGGGGATGGGGAAATCCCGATTGCGGCAGGAGCTCATCACGAAGCTGCAGAGCAACGTGCCCGATTTGTGTCTGGCGGTGGGTCGCGCCGATGCGATGCGCTCGGGCGCCGCGTTTTCGGTGATCGCGTCGGCGTTGCGCATGCTCATGCAGATCGAGGTCGGCGAGCGGCGCGAGGTGCAGCAGGAAAAGGTATCGTCGGCGGTGCGCGCGCTGCTGTCGGGAGAAGCGGCGGAGCGGACGGCGCCGTTCCTGGGCGAGCTCGTGGGGGCGGCGTTCCCGGACGAACGCAATCCCCTGCTCCGGTCGGCCCGCGAGAATGCGCCGCTCATGGCGGGCCGGATCGAGTCGGCCTGGGTCGAGTTCATGCGCGCCGCGGCCCGGAAGGGGCCGACGTTGCTCGTGCTGGAGGATTTGCACTGGGGGGATGGTTCATCCGTGAAGCTCGTGGATACGACGCTGCGCGAGCTGCGGGACGAGGCCTTCGCGGTGGTCGCGTTTGCCCGGCCCGAGGTGCACGATCTGTTTCCGCGGATATGGGCGGAGCGGACGCACGAGGTCCGGCTCGGTCCCTTGCCGCGCCGCGCGGCGTCCGCGCTGGTGCGCGCGGCGCTCGGGGCCGACGTCGACGATGTGCTCGTGACGGCCTTCGTGGCGCGGTCGGAGGGAAACGCGTTTTACCTGGAAGAGCTCGTCCGGGCCTTCACGGAGGGGCGCAGCAGCGGCGCGTTGCCGGAGACGGTGCTCGGGATGGTCGAGGCCCGGCTCGCCGCGCTTCCGCCGGACGTTCGCCATTTTTTGCGCGCGGCGAGCGTCTACGGGGAGGTGTTCTGGCCCAATGGAGTGCGGCGGCTGCTCGGCGGTCGCAGGCCTGTGAACGTGGATGCCGCCCTCGATTACTCCGTGGCGCGTGAGTTCGTGATGCGTCGGAATTCGCGGCGGTTCGTCGGCGAGGAGGAGTATGCGTTCCGGCACGCGCTCCTGCGGGAGGGGGCGTATGCGATGTTGACGGAGCGGGACCGCGCGCTCGGGCATGGGCTCGCGGGGGTGTGGCTCGAACGCGTGGGCGAGCCGGATCCCTCGGTGCTGGCGATGCATTTCGAGCGCGGCGGGCAGGGCGAGAAGGCGGCGTACTGGCACGCGCGGGCGGCGCAGACGGCGATGCGCGGCAATGACCTCCAGGCGGGCGTGCGGGCCGTCGAGCGGGGCCTCGCGGCCGGGCCGACGGACGAGGTCGCGACGGATCTCTGGGCGCTCCGGGCCCGCATCGCCTCGGCCTCGGGCGATTACGAGGCCTCGCTCGCAGCGGCCGAAGAGGCCCTGCGCCGCACGACGCCCGGATCCGTGGCCCATTGCATCGCGCTGGAGGGCGCCATCGGCGGCGCGATGCTGCTCGGCAGGCACGATACGTTGCAGGACCTGAGCCGGCGGGTCTTGCAGACGGAGCCCGCGCCGAATGCGCTCTCCGCGCTGGCGCGGGCGCTCGCGCCGCTCATCGCTGCGCTCGCGGCGAGCGGGAATGGCGACGCGTTCGTGTTCCTGGAAAAACTTCGTGCGACGATGGGGGCTGGCGTCGAGGTGGAGCCGTCGAGGGCCGGGGCGCTCGCGTATGCGTCGGCGATGGTGGAGAAGAACCTCGGCCGCAATCCGTGGCTCGCGAGGCAACACGCGCTCGATGCCGTGCGATCGCTGGAGCAGGGCGGGGAGCGCCACATCGTGCCGATCGTCACGGGGATGCTCGTCGGCATTTGCACGGACCTCGGCGCGTTCGAGGAGGCCGAGTCGTGGCTGGACCGCACGGAGGCGCGCCCGCCGAGCATGGCGGCAAACGTGGTCGCGGCGTACCTCGCTCAGCTCAGGCTCGCGCAAGGCCGGTTCGAGGAGGCGATCACGGTGTCGCGCTCCGTGGCGGAGCGGGTGCACGGCAAGGACGGCAACGTGGTCAGCACGCTCGGCGCGATGACGCTGATCGAGGCGCATATCGAGCGCGGCGACGTGGACGAGGCGGCGTCGAGGATCGATGCGACGAGCAGCCGCGGAAACCTGATCGTCAGCGCCTCGTGCGCGTGGTTCCGATCGAGGGTCCTGCTCGCGCGGGGCCGGCCCGCCGAAGCGGTGCACGTGAGTCGCGAGGCGCTCGCGCTCCATCGGCAAATTGGCCCGCGCGGGGTGGAGCGTGTGCTCCTCACGCTCGCCGAGGCCCTCATGGCCGCCGGGGACACGGAGGCGGCGAAGGGGACGTTGCGCGAGGCGGCCGACGAGCTTTCCGCGCGTGAGCTGGCGATCGGAGATCCCTCCTACCGCCGGCATTTTGGGGAGCGGGTCCCCGGGAACGTGCGCATTCGAAGGCTCTCGGGGGCGTGGCTCGGGGGGCCTTCGCAATAG
- a CDS encoding prolyl hydroxylase family protein, translated as MYAGHLDLTQPLVWTVDDALSPADCDAYIERIRTGHAEIAPIVGEDGEPEVDLEVRNNTRVMWDDAAEADGLVARVAPHVPKLLMGMKLAGGNPRIRLYRYGPGEQHGAHWDTVVHLDGGVRSLVTLVFYLNDDFEGGETDFPELERRITPRRGRALLFQHRILHIASQVARGEKFVLRTDILYSPV; from the coding sequence ATGTACGCCGGTCACCTCGACTTGACGCAGCCCCTCGTCTGGACGGTGGACGACGCACTCTCGCCCGCCGACTGCGACGCGTATATCGAGCGCATCCGGACAGGGCACGCAGAGATCGCGCCGATCGTGGGCGAGGACGGGGAGCCGGAGGTCGATCTCGAGGTCCGGAACAACACGCGCGTGATGTGGGACGACGCGGCGGAGGCCGACGGGCTCGTCGCGCGGGTCGCGCCGCACGTGCCGAAGCTCCTGATGGGCATGAAGCTCGCGGGCGGCAACCCGCGCATCCGCCTGTATCGATACGGCCCCGGCGAGCAACACGGGGCGCACTGGGACACGGTCGTGCACCTCGACGGCGGCGTGCGCAGCCTGGTCACGCTCGTCTTTTACCTGAACGACGACTTCGAGGGCGGCGAGACCGATTTTCCGGAGCTCGAACGGCGCATCACCCCGCGGCGCGGGCGCGCATTGCTGTTCCAGCACCGGATCCTCCATATCGCGAGCCAGGTGGCCCGCGGTGAGAAGTTCGTCCTGCGCACGGACATCCTTTACAGTCCGGTGTGA
- a CDS encoding SRPBCC family protein: protein MARRLLALLAVLCALVLGFPGRAHAGALTTDEKARLARGEVVRRTFDVELPEGDFIGGLGYVVIAAPPAEVMAVLLDPGSYRHIFPLTQDARLVGRKGDDFFLTLRQGGATVSGEYTVRARRETPSLVRFWMDPTRPHDIGDCWGFFRVDPADGGKTLLTYGALLHLEFGVIKLLFQEKIRSYALQTPELLRRYVEDRRGPRP from the coding sequence ATGGCGCGCCGCCTCCTCGCCCTCCTCGCGGTCCTCTGCGCCCTCGTCCTCGGGTTTCCGGGCCGCGCGCACGCCGGCGCCCTCACGACGGACGAAAAAGCCCGCCTCGCGCGGGGGGAGGTCGTCAGGCGGACCTTCGACGTCGAGCTCCCGGAGGGCGATTTCATTGGCGGCCTCGGGTACGTGGTCATCGCGGCGCCGCCCGCCGAGGTCATGGCCGTGTTGCTCGACCCGGGCTCGTACCGGCACATTTTCCCGCTCACGCAGGACGCGCGCCTCGTCGGCCGCAAGGGCGACGATTTTTTCCTGACGCTCCGCCAGGGCGGCGCCACGGTCTCGGGCGAATACACCGTCCGGGCGCGTCGGGAAACCCCGTCGCTCGTCCGATTCTGGATGGACCCGACGCGGCCCCACGACATCGGCGATTGCTGGGGCTTTTTCCGGGTCGACCCCGCGGACGGCGGAAAAACCCTGCTCACCTATGGCGCCCTTCTGCACCTCGAATTCGGCGTGATCAAGCTCCTCTTTCAGGAGAAGATCCGCTCGTACGCATTGCAGACGCCGGAGCTCTTGCGACGCTACGTGGAGGATCGGCGGGGGCCGCGGCCTTGA
- a CDS encoding DUF4384 domain-containing protein: MVTRSSAKGGTMKTKGTTKGGVKGAAKKATKGAAKAPAKGVAKKAKASARAAKGSVTAKIEARAKAAARAAAAAPVELIDEPPPSLMGRPFRRLAWGYALLSEMRDDAMNEFDVEAGTKVAIEGELDRLAYVYVVQIAAEDRSVEILYPPKGGARRMRPGTKTRIPGGSGWIVTTKKGKIRTIASSAPITDVTTLGID; this comes from the coding sequence ATGGTGACCAGGAGCAGCGCGAAGGGCGGCACGATGAAGACCAAGGGGACGACGAAGGGCGGGGTCAAGGGCGCGGCGAAGAAGGCGACGAAGGGGGCGGCCAAGGCGCCCGCGAAGGGCGTGGCAAAGAAGGCGAAGGCCTCGGCCAGGGCGGCGAAGGGCAGCGTGACGGCGAAGATCGAGGCGAGGGCCAAGGCGGCGGCGAGGGCCGCAGCCGCGGCGCCGGTGGAGCTCATCGACGAGCCGCCGCCGAGCCTCATGGGTCGGCCGTTCCGGCGCCTCGCGTGGGGCTACGCGCTCCTCAGCGAGATGCGCGACGACGCGATGAACGAGTTCGACGTCGAGGCGGGCACGAAGGTCGCGATCGAAGGCGAGCTCGATCGGCTTGCGTACGTGTACGTCGTGCAGATCGCGGCGGAGGATCGGTCGGTGGAGATCCTTTATCCGCCGAAGGGCGGGGCGCGCCGCATGCGCCCAGGCACGAAGACGCGCATCCCCGGAGGTTCGGGCTGGATCGTGACCACGAAGAAAGGCAAGATCCGCACGATCGCTTCGTCGGCCCCGATCACGGACGTGACCACCCTCGGCATCGACTGA
- a CDS encoding protein-L-isoaspartate(D-aspartate) O-methyltransferase, with product MEQARHQMVDEQLARRDIEDPRVLDAMRRVPRHAFVPAGREPEAYLDRPLPIAEGQTISQPYIVALTAQALRIGPNARVLEIGAGSGYAAAVLAELAREVVTVERHPLLAAEAAARLVSLRYANIRVVTGDGTRGYPERAPYDAIAVTASGPRVPQALLHQLAPGGRMVIPVGPDEHQQELVLVTRGAEDGVFSEQNLGAVRFVPLVGEDGWARADGR from the coding sequence ATGGAGCAAGCGCGTCACCAGATGGTGGACGAACAACTCGCACGCCGCGACATCGAGGACCCGCGGGTGCTCGATGCGATGCGTCGCGTCCCGCGGCACGCCTTCGTGCCCGCCGGGCGCGAGCCCGAGGCGTACCTCGACAGACCGCTCCCAATCGCCGAAGGCCAGACGATCTCGCAGCCGTACATCGTCGCGCTCACCGCGCAAGCCCTGCGGATCGGGCCGAACGCGCGGGTCCTCGAGATCGGCGCGGGCTCGGGGTACGCCGCGGCGGTGCTCGCCGAACTCGCGCGCGAGGTCGTCACCGTCGAGCGCCACCCGCTCCTCGCCGCCGAGGCCGCCGCGAGGCTCGTGTCGCTCCGCTACGCAAACATCCGGGTGGTCACTGGAGATGGCACCCGTGGATATCCCGAACGCGCACCTTATGATGCCATCGCGGTGACGGCGAGCGGGCCGCGTGTACCGCAGGCGCTTTTGCACCAGCTCGCGCCGGGCGGCCGTATGGTGATTCCGGTCGGGCCGGACGAACACCAGCAAGAGCTCGTCCTCGTCACGCGGGGCGCGGAAGACGGCGTGTTCTCCGAGCAAAACCTCGGCGCGGTGCGGTTCGTCCCGCTCGTCGGCGAGGACGGCTGGGCCCGGGCGGACGGCAGGTAA
- a CDS encoding alpha-ketoglutarate-dependent dioxygenase AlkB family protein, whose amino-acid sequence MTRIELQSGGFLLFHDPFLTPDEADTSFPALLAEVPFQQQTIRLFGKSILQPRLSAWHGDAGASYTYSGLSLTPNPWTPALSALRARVEAAAGCTFNSVLVNHYRDGDDSMGKHADDEPELGENPVIASLSLGARRKFVLEPKKKGGEKVTLELGEGNLLVMAGTTQHHYRHGVPKQAGRGARMNLTFRRILGSGR is encoded by the coding sequence GTGACAAGGATTGAGCTCCAGAGCGGGGGATTCCTTCTCTTCCACGACCCGTTTCTCACGCCGGACGAGGCCGACACCTCGTTTCCCGCGCTGCTCGCGGAGGTCCCTTTCCAGCAGCAAACGATCCGGCTCTTCGGCAAATCGATCTTGCAGCCGCGCCTATCGGCCTGGCACGGAGATGCGGGCGCATCGTACACGTATTCGGGCCTGTCGCTCACGCCAAACCCCTGGACGCCGGCGCTCTCGGCGCTACGAGCGCGGGTCGAGGCGGCGGCGGGCTGCACGTTCAACAGCGTGCTCGTGAACCACTACAGAGACGGCGACGATTCGATGGGCAAACACGCCGACGACGAGCCCGAGCTCGGGGAAAACCCGGTGATCGCGTCCCTGTCGCTCGGGGCGCGAAGGAAGTTTGTCCTGGAACCGAAGAAGAAAGGCGGGGAGAAGGTGACGCTGGAACTCGGCGAGGGGAATCTGCTCGTCATGGCGGGGACGACGCAGCACCATTATCGGCACGGGGTGCCGAAGCAGGCCGGGCGGGGGGCGAGGATGAATTTGACGTTCCGGCGGATTCTTGGTTCAGGCCGCTGA
- a CDS encoding MBL fold metallo-hydrolase gives MKQGLWLALGLGAALAVVACGDDTNNTNNTTSSSSSGSGGSGGSGGSGGNGGGDSEIEVQTHVSPDGFGVDSHLIVGPTEVVLVDGQFFTAEAQKVVDLVKGTNKKLTTVWLTHAHPDHYLGMEVIRAAFPDAKFVTTAAVLADYNAKKDGTLAFAQTNFPGQVPDKVVAFTALAGTTITVDGHPLDVVEIGDAGESVEAAGLALNEQKAFFAGDLLYNKEHLWLAECNFDGWIKNLDALAGKGFTTFYPGHGEKATAAVIDEDKKYLNDAKPILDAATTAEEAVTKLKEAYPTWGGDGLLSFGTSNYFMACKMP, from the coding sequence ATGAAGCAAGGTCTTTGGCTCGCGCTCGGCCTCGGCGCGGCGCTCGCGGTCGTGGCTTGCGGCGACGATACGAACAATACCAACAATACAACCTCGTCCTCCTCGTCGGGATCGGGCGGCAGCGGTGGCAGTGGTGGCAGCGGTGGGAACGGCGGCGGCGACTCGGAGATCGAAGTGCAGACCCACGTCTCGCCCGATGGATTCGGCGTCGACTCGCACCTCATCGTGGGCCCGACCGAGGTCGTCCTCGTCGATGGCCAGTTCTTCACCGCGGAGGCGCAAAAGGTCGTCGACCTCGTCAAAGGCACGAACAAGAAGCTCACCACCGTCTGGCTCACGCACGCCCACCCCGATCATTACCTCGGGATGGAGGTCATCCGCGCGGCGTTCCCGGACGCGAAGTTCGTGACGACGGCCGCGGTCCTCGCCGATTACAACGCGAAAAAGGACGGTACGCTCGCGTTCGCCCAGACGAACTTCCCCGGCCAGGTGCCCGACAAGGTCGTCGCCTTCACCGCGCTCGCGGGGACCACGATCACGGTCGACGGGCATCCGCTCGACGTCGTCGAGATCGGCGACGCGGGCGAGAGCGTGGAGGCCGCGGGGCTCGCGCTGAACGAGCAAAAGGCCTTTTTCGCAGGCGATCTCCTTTACAACAAGGAGCACCTCTGGCTCGCGGAGTGCAACTTCGACGGCTGGATCAAGAACCTCGACGCCCTCGCCGGGAAGGGCTTCACGACGTTCTATCCGGGCCACGGCGAAAAGGCCACGGCCGCCGTCATCGACGAGGACAAGAAGTACCTCAACGACGCAAAGCCGATCCTCGATGCCGCGACGACGGCCGAGGAGGCCGTGACGAAGCTCAAAGAGGCGTACCCCACCTGGGGCGGCGACGGCCTGCTCTCGTTCGGCACCTCGAATTACTTCATGGCCTGCAAGATGCCCTGA
- a CDS encoding alpha/beta hydrolase family protein codes for MRRALAFSLPLAALLLSACSDPAELPVPPETGVVALYGKPAETVLSPYPSDRYTTADAATATGRRVRIGPDTAADPLVTSYQGTVDLLNEMDGFSTVGGVVVNFSGPIDARPLVLAPYAEPPLLGPILDAEDYKKPGAPLYLVDVDPDSPEQGKPVGLIPRWFPQPDDGFFADDFTLVAEPATPLRPGTRYLFVATKVLRADDGAPVRRSPDMQALLGGTAEGEYGDEVRKAIDEALPSGLFHAEDIVLATAFTTATVRAGIEAMGVAARKSPPPALLTPFEVETPAEPGGRVRFRGVYETPEYRGETGKWSFEGGTPVASKEVGLDVFLAFSKAEVSGKRPVVIYGHGLGGDKDGTWGTAQRLAAIHPNGAAVFGIDSPEHGSRAKKPGQNALLAAFGFFGIDSATGEFDIGKARDNFRQMASDQLELVRLVDTLGSLDLLPVGAPDGEPDLDTSRILYIGHSFGSVQGPTILALAPEIRQAVWNVGGDGLMMLLRDSGTFGLLVDAMRPPKTPDGALARFFAVTQAIVDPGDPINYARFASGEPLPGAPESKPRDVLLQVVMNDTIVPNSTSEALARASGMTLMNAIRPVSGLPAAEGPLTGNGKAGSTLVMSQFDRIEGTKLAVHGELIFSPEGQAQYVEFFQTGLAEPYATAKPPY; via the coding sequence GTGCGCCGCGCCCTTGCCTTCTCCCTTCCCCTCGCCGCCCTGCTCCTCTCCGCTTGCAGCGACCCCGCGGAGCTGCCCGTGCCGCCGGAGACCGGCGTCGTCGCGCTCTACGGCAAGCCCGCCGAGACGGTCCTCTCGCCCTATCCGTCCGATCGATACACGACGGCCGACGCGGCCACCGCCACGGGCCGGCGCGTGCGGATCGGGCCGGACACGGCGGCCGATCCGCTGGTGACCAGCTATCAGGGCACGGTCGATCTTCTGAACGAAATGGATGGTTTCTCCACGGTGGGCGGCGTCGTGGTGAATTTCAGCGGCCCCATCGACGCGCGTCCGCTCGTGCTCGCGCCGTACGCGGAGCCGCCGCTGCTCGGGCCCATCCTCGACGCGGAGGACTACAAAAAGCCAGGCGCGCCGCTCTACCTCGTCGACGTGGACCCGGACTCGCCCGAGCAAGGAAAACCCGTCGGGCTGATCCCCCGCTGGTTCCCGCAGCCCGACGACGGGTTTTTCGCGGACGATTTCACCTTGGTCGCGGAGCCCGCCACGCCGCTCCGTCCCGGGACACGGTATCTGTTCGTCGCGACGAAGGTGCTCCGCGCGGACGATGGAGCCCCCGTGCGGCGATCGCCGGACATGCAGGCGCTCCTCGGAGGCACGGCCGAGGGCGAATACGGGGACGAGGTGCGCAAGGCGATCGACGAGGCCTTGCCGAGCGGGCTCTTCCACGCCGAAGACATCGTGCTCGCGACCGCATTCACCACGGCCACGGTGCGCGCCGGGATCGAGGCGATGGGGGTCGCCGCACGAAAGTCCCCGCCGCCTGCGTTGCTCACGCCCTTCGAGGTCGAGACACCGGCCGAGCCGGGCGGGCGCGTGCGTTTTCGGGGCGTGTACGAGACACCCGAATATCGCGGCGAGACGGGGAAATGGTCCTTCGAGGGAGGGACGCCGGTCGCGAGCAAAGAGGTCGGGCTCGACGTGTTCCTGGCGTTCTCGAAGGCGGAGGTGAGCGGAAAGAGGCCGGTCGTCATTTACGGCCACGGGCTCGGCGGCGACAAGGACGGCACGTGGGGCACGGCCCAAAGGCTCGCGGCCATTCACCCGAACGGCGCGGCCGTCTTCGGGATCGACTCGCCCGAGCACGGCTCGCGCGCGAAAAAGCCGGGCCAGAATGCCCTGCTCGCCGCGTTCGGCTTCTTCGGCATCGACAGCGCGACGGGCGAATTCGACATCGGCAAGGCGCGGGACAACTTCCGGCAAATGGCGTCGGATCAGCTCGAGCTCGTGCGGCTCGTCGATACGCTCGGCTCGCTCGACCTCCTGCCGGTCGGCGCCCCGGACGGCGAGCCCGACCTCGATACCTCGCGGATCCTCTACATCGGCCATTCGTTCGGGTCCGTGCAGGGGCCGACGATCCTCGCGCTCGCGCCCGAGATCCGGCAAGCCGTCTGGAACGTGGGCGGCGACGGGCTCATGATGCTGCTGCGGGACTCCGGCACGTTCGGCCTGCTCGTCGACGCGATGCGTCCACCCAAGACGCCGGACGGCGCGCTCGCTCGTTTCTTCGCCGTCACGCAGGCGATCGTGGACCCGGGCGACCCGATCAACTACGCTCGGTTCGCGTCGGGCGAACCTCTGCCGGGCGCACCGGAATCGAAGCCGCGCGACGTGCTCTTGCAGGTGGTCATGAACGACACGATCGTCCCGAACTCGACCAGCGAAGCACTCGCGCGGGCCTCGGGCATGACGCTCATGAATGCCATCCGCCCGGTGAGCGGCCTGCCCGCCGCGGAGGGGCCGCTGACGGGCAACGGCAAGGCCGGCTCGACGCTGGTGATGTCGCAGTTCGACCGGATCGAGGGGACGAAGCTCGCCGTGCACGGCGAGCTCATCTTCTCGCCGGAGGGACAGGCGCAATACGTGGAGTTTTTCCAGACAGGGCTCGCCGAGCCGTACGCGACGGCGAAGCCGCCCTATTGA